In Desulfofundulus kuznetsovii DSM 6115, the following are encoded in one genomic region:
- a CDS encoding FAD-dependent oxidoreductase, which produces MPPKIGVYLCHCYGEIGKILDLEKLSQQAGKWRGVAASIHYPALCSADGLEIIAEDVRQGRVDRVVVGACSPAVHRDTFLRLARQVGLNEHFLERCNLREQCTRAHRDQPALVMAKARNLLKMAVGRLSPAESFEPVSSSTSRSVLVVGGGIAGLTAAENLARAGVNVTLVEKSPYLGGKVARLHRYYPRFCSPRCGLEVLMARLLATGRVTVHTLTEVTGVRGTAGNFTVELLKQPRYVKNTCTGCGACLEVCPVEVAPSAALPPGSQRAIEGPGLFPYPLNYAVNREFCRGKSCSRCVEVCPAGAIDLDQEEDRLSIGVDAIILAAGWEPYDAGRINNYGYGRLPGVITSMDLEVLARPDGPTGGQLIRPHDKKPVRRVAFIQCAGSRDKQHLAYCSGVCCAATLKQIDYVRAAAPEAGIFVFYMDIRTPGNLEELYRRAREEHGAVFIRGNPYAVEWDPVAEELVVTADDTLSGSRVAVRAELVVLATGMVPCAVPAFERLEKDTTGFITGHLPCSPMEVRRAGIYVAGCAQEPMDVSTSVKSALAAAAECLAAIQNQSVVVPPVVERHKCDRCGRCVEECPYGACSFDTGGYPAVNPPACRGCGICQGGCPLRCIYLPGFSSREMAGLIEAVDTGSMDEQPCVLAFLCANDAYPALDLAGTRGTGYGANILTVRVPCAGAVNAGWINDALLSGIDGVLVAGCRTTECHYGRGTSLAESRVNNLRETLQRMLVEPGRVQVLTAGIEDGQSLVAAIKRFVKQLQELGPNPFKE; this is translated from the coding sequence GTGCCGCCAAAAATCGGTGTCTACCTGTGTCATTGTTACGGTGAAATTGGTAAAATTCTTGACCTGGAGAAATTATCCCAGCAGGCAGGCAAATGGCGCGGGGTTGCTGCCAGCATCCATTATCCTGCGTTATGTAGCGCTGACGGCCTGGAAATAATTGCTGAGGATGTGCGCCAGGGGCGTGTAGACCGGGTAGTGGTTGGAGCATGCTCACCGGCCGTACACCGGGATACCTTTCTTCGTCTTGCGCGGCAGGTAGGCTTGAACGAACACTTCCTGGAACGCTGTAACCTCAGGGAACAGTGCACCAGGGCCCACCGGGACCAGCCGGCGCTGGTGATGGCAAAGGCCCGGAATCTACTCAAAATGGCCGTGGGGCGGTTGAGCCCGGCAGAATCCTTTGAACCGGTTAGTTCTTCAACTTCCCGGTCTGTACTGGTAGTCGGGGGAGGTATTGCCGGGCTAACCGCAGCAGAGAATCTGGCCCGGGCCGGGGTTAACGTAACGCTGGTAGAAAAATCCCCTTACCTGGGAGGCAAGGTGGCCCGGTTGCACCGCTATTACCCGCGCTTTTGCTCACCCCGGTGTGGGTTGGAGGTACTGATGGCGCGTTTGCTGGCTACGGGAAGGGTAACGGTGCACACCTTGACCGAGGTAACCGGTGTGCGCGGTACGGCCGGTAACTTTACGGTGGAACTTTTAAAACAACCCCGTTACGTCAAGAATACCTGCACCGGATGCGGTGCCTGCCTCGAGGTTTGCCCGGTGGAGGTTGCACCCTCCGCAGCATTGCCACCGGGCAGTCAACGGGCTATTGAAGGCCCGGGGTTATTTCCCTATCCTCTTAACTATGCCGTCAACCGTGAGTTTTGTCGTGGTAAATCCTGCAGCCGGTGTGTGGAAGTCTGTCCGGCCGGGGCCATTGACCTGGACCAGGAGGAAGACAGGCTGAGCATTGGTGTGGACGCGATCATTCTGGCTGCGGGTTGGGAACCTTACGATGCCGGACGGATTAACAATTACGGCTACGGGCGTTTGCCTGGAGTAATTACCAGCATGGACCTGGAGGTTCTGGCCCGCCCGGACGGACCAACCGGTGGCCAGTTAATCCGGCCTCACGATAAAAAGCCCGTAAGGCGGGTGGCCTTTATCCAGTGTGCCGGCAGCCGTGATAAACAGCACCTGGCTTATTGTTCCGGTGTATGCTGTGCGGCCACATTAAAACAAATTGATTACGTACGGGCGGCGGCGCCGGAAGCCGGCATTTTTGTCTTTTACATGGACATCCGTACCCCGGGCAACCTGGAAGAACTGTACCGCCGGGCACGGGAAGAACACGGTGCAGTTTTTATCCGGGGTAACCCCTATGCAGTGGAATGGGACCCTGTAGCAGAAGAACTGGTCGTCACGGCTGATGATACCTTAAGTGGTTCACGGGTGGCGGTACGGGCCGAACTGGTGGTACTGGCCACCGGTATGGTACCCTGTGCCGTCCCGGCTTTCGAGCGCCTGGAAAAGGACACAACCGGCTTTATTACCGGTCACCTGCCCTGTTCGCCCATGGAGGTGCGGCGTGCGGGTATTTATGTAGCCGGTTGTGCTCAGGAACCGATGGATGTGAGTACAAGCGTCAAAAGCGCTCTGGCTGCGGCAGCGGAATGTCTGGCTGCCATCCAGAACCAGTCTGTGGTAGTTCCACCGGTAGTGGAGCGGCACAAGTGCGACCGGTGCGGGCGCTGTGTAGAGGAATGTCCCTACGGTGCCTGTAGCTTTGATACAGGCGGTTATCCGGCGGTAAATCCGCCGGCCTGCCGTGGATGTGGTATCTGTCAAGGGGGATGTCCCCTGAGATGTATTTACCTGCCGGGATTCAGTTCCCGGGAGATGGCCGGACTTATAGAAGCGGTGGATACGGGCAGCATGGATGAGCAACCTTGCGTCCTGGCTTTCTTATGTGCCAACGATGCTTACCCGGCGCTGGATCTGGCCGGCACCCGGGGGACCGGCTATGGGGCTAATATACTGACGGTCAGGGTTCCCTGTGCCGGAGCGGTGAATGCAGGCTGGATCAATGATGCGCTGCTCAGCGGGATAGACGGTGTACTGGTGGCAGGTTGCCGTACTACGGAGTGCCATTACGGGCGGGGTACATCCCTGGCCGAATCCCGGGTCAACAACTTGCGGGAAACCTTGCAGCGCATGCTGGTGGAACCCGGGCGGGTGCAGGTGCTCACCGCCGGTATTGAGGACGGGCAGAGCCTGGTGGCAGCAATAAAAAGATTTGTGAAGCAGCTTCAAGAATTAGGTCCCAATCCTTTTAAAGAATGA
- a CDS encoding 4Fe-4S binding protein — translation MPPKVNLQKCDGCRAESEALCVQICPGDLMALDENNGKAYCRSARDCWDCMSCVKACPNGAIETRLPYQLGYYPAKLIPLVGSNKISWTVVDIHGKVERFTFKNRND, via the coding sequence GTGCCGCCAAAGGTTAATCTCCAAAAATGTGACGGTTGCCGTGCTGAAAGCGAAGCCCTTTGTGTACAAATATGCCCTGGGGATTTAATGGCTCTGGATGAAAATAATGGAAAGGCATATTGCCGTTCGGCACGGGACTGCTGGGATTGTATGTCCTGCGTGAAAGCCTGTCCCAACGGAGCCATTGAAACCCGTCTACCTTACCAGTTGGGTTATTACCCGGCCAAGCTTATTCCGCTGGTTGGAAGCAATAAAATCAGCTGGACTGTTGTGGATATTCACGGTAAGGTAGAACGCTTCACCTTTAAAAACAGGAATGACTAA
- a CDS encoding adenylyl-sulfate reductase subunit alpha, with protein sequence MAAKLPAKLEEVGEVRLETDILIIGAGNAGCYAAIEAKRRRPDLRVTLMEKAHIDRSGCLASGMDAINTYIKKNETVENLVRWSRAQAGGLLREDLTITMAELLNQAIEEWEEWGLPIKKDENGEYLARGRWDIAIQGSEMKVILAEKVREYGCEVLNRVVATNYLLDGDRVIGAMGFGVRDGKFYIIKAGATIVATGGAAGLYKPYTNDGVDSHHQIWYCPFNVGTGYAMGIRAGAEMTTFEMRWCAVRTKDFNGPIDTISVGYKAPMINAKGEKILAERYAHMGGDASPRFVRANAPMEEWLAGRGPCYVDTRHMTPEQVKTLKIDYLNERPSFVLFLAARGQDITREPIEVYGSDPYIVGGHTASGYWIDVKRATTLPGLFACGDVAGGVPNKFVGGCAAEGMLAARGAIEYLESLADRGQVDESLVAAEKARVYAPAIRQVREGDGVIPREMEERLQRLMDEYAGGVHQFYRMNRERLEYALKHVAILKDQTRYLVAHDLHELMEAHEIIDRLDVAEVLVHHLLFREETRWPGWQNRVDFPERDDTRFDCFVNSRRNPQTGEIEVFTRPYEQIIPGDRYRP encoded by the coding sequence ATGGCTGCAAAACTGCCTGCGAAACTTGAAGAGGTGGGAGAGGTAAGGCTTGAAACTGACATTTTGATTATCGGTGCCGGTAATGCCGGCTGCTATGCTGCCATTGAAGCCAAGCGCCGTCGTCCCGATCTGCGGGTCACCCTGATGGAAAAAGCCCACATCGATCGCAGCGGCTGCCTGGCCTCAGGCATGGATGCCATCAATACTTACATTAAGAAAAACGAAACCGTGGAAAACCTGGTTCGCTGGAGCCGCGCCCAGGCAGGAGGTCTCCTGCGGGAAGACCTGACCATTACCATGGCCGAACTTTTAAATCAGGCCATTGAAGAATGGGAAGAGTGGGGCCTGCCCATTAAAAAGGACGAAAACGGGGAATACCTGGCCCGAGGGCGCTGGGATATTGCCATCCAGGGTTCAGAGATGAAGGTGATCCTGGCCGAGAAGGTGCGGGAATACGGCTGCGAAGTTTTAAACCGGGTGGTGGCCACCAATTATCTCCTCGATGGTGACCGCGTTATCGGCGCCATGGGGTTTGGTGTCCGGGACGGCAAGTTCTATATTATTAAAGCCGGAGCGACCATTGTGGCCACCGGAGGAGCAGCCGGGCTATATAAACCCTATACCAACGATGGCGTTGATAGCCACCATCAGATTTGGTATTGCCCCTTTAACGTGGGTACCGGTTATGCCATGGGTATTCGGGCCGGTGCGGAAATGACCACCTTCGAGATGCGCTGGTGCGCTGTGCGTACCAAGGATTTTAACGGGCCCATTGACACCATTTCGGTAGGTTATAAAGCGCCTATGATTAACGCCAAAGGGGAGAAAATTTTAGCCGAACGGTACGCTCACATGGGCGGTGATGCTTCTCCTCGTTTCGTGCGGGCCAACGCACCGATGGAAGAATGGCTGGCCGGCAGGGGCCCCTGTTATGTGGATACCCGTCATATGACTCCAGAACAGGTCAAGACCCTGAAAATAGATTATTTGAATGAGCGTCCCAGCTTTGTACTCTTCCTGGCTGCCCGCGGTCAGGACATTACCAGGGAGCCCATTGAGGTCTACGGTAGCGACCCCTACATCGTGGGAGGCCATACGGCCAGCGGGTACTGGATTGATGTTAAGCGTGCTACCACCCTGCCCGGTCTTTTTGCCTGCGGCGATGTGGCCGGTGGGGTACCGAACAAGTTTGTCGGCGGTTGTGCTGCCGAAGGAATGCTGGCGGCTCGGGGGGCTATCGAATACCTGGAATCCCTGGCAGACAGGGGTCAGGTGGATGAGTCTCTTGTGGCAGCGGAAAAGGCGCGGGTTTATGCACCGGCCATCAGGCAGGTTCGGGAAGGGGATGGTGTTATCCCGCGGGAAATGGAGGAACGCCTCCAGCGGCTTATGGACGAATATGCAGGTGGTGTGCACCAGTTTTACCGGATGAACCGGGAAAGACTGGAATATGCCCTGAAACACGTGGCTATTTTGAAGGATCAAACCAGGTATCTTGTAGCCCACGATTTACACGAGCTAATGGAAGCTCATGAGATAATTGACCGGCTGGATGTAGCGGAAGTGCTGGTACATCACCTGTTGTTCCGTGAGGAAACCCGCTGGCCGGGCTGGCAGAACAGGGTGGACTTCCCCGAGCGGGATGATACCCGTTTCGATTGCTTCGTCAACTCCCGGCGTAACCCGCAAACCGGCGAGATAGAAGTATTTACCAGGCCATACGAACAGATAATCCCTGGAGATCGTTACCGGCCATAA